Proteins encoded by one window of Palaeococcus ferrophilus DSM 13482:
- a CDS encoding type II secretion system F family protein — protein MARISLLSGLVKVTKKVIPERWLKRYDAYLYSAGIGFLAAEYLTVTILFAVLLGLVVALLNPLYGIGTALAVGLGIGVFYPYWRTAKRIEDMERTLPDAFFYLASSLRAGISFSEALEELTTARFGALTDEFKKTVSEIKKGRPTIEALRAFAFRNRKSKVIYRSMMIVIEAFERGAPMADVLVAVANDVREILRIQRERKSSTGMQTMFFIVASGAVGPMILGILPKIMSSMTASGTFTLPIDTIKLILLGFVVLQAIVSGLGIGVIREGKFSAGLKYSGMLVVMGVVVFQLIGILNIGF, from the coding sequence ATGGCTAGAATATCACTGCTTTCAGGCCTTGTGAAAGTCACGAAGAAAGTGATCCCTGAGAGGTGGCTCAAGAGGTACGATGCCTACCTGTACTCCGCTGGAATAGGCTTCCTGGCCGCGGAGTACCTCACGGTTACGATACTCTTCGCGGTGCTCCTTGGGCTCGTCGTTGCCCTCCTCAACCCGCTGTACGGTATAGGGACGGCCCTTGCTGTGGGGCTGGGCATCGGTGTCTTCTACCCATACTGGCGCACGGCCAAGAGGATAGAGGATATGGAGAGGACGCTCCCCGATGCCTTCTTCTACCTTGCAAGCTCCCTCAGGGCGGGTATCTCCTTTTCCGAGGCCCTTGAGGAGCTCACCACTGCGCGCTTCGGTGCCCTGACGGATGAGTTCAAGAAGACGGTCTCCGAGATAAAGAAGGGGAGGCCCACGATAGAGGCCCTTAGGGCCTTCGCATTCAGGAACAGAAAGTCAAAGGTCATCTACCGCTCCATGATGATAGTTATAGAGGCCTTTGAGCGCGGTGCTCCGATGGCGGACGTTCTCGTCGCGGTTGCCAACGACGTCCGTGAGATACTCAGGATTCAGAGGGAGAGGAAGTCCTCGACAGGAATGCAGACCATGTTCTTCATAGTGGCCAGCGGTGCAGTGGGCCCGATGATACTCGGCATACTGCCCAAGATAATGTCCTCCATGACCGCCTCGGGCACCTTTACACTGCCCATTGACACCATAAAACTAATCCTGCTGGGTTTTGTGGTCCTTCAGGCCATCGTTTCCGGCCTGGGCATAGGGGTAATAAGAGAAGGGAAGTTTTCAGCGGGCCTCAAGTACAGCGGAATGCTCGTGGTAATGGGCGTTGTTGTCTTCCAGCTAATAGGAATATTGAACATAGGGTTCTGA
- a CDS encoding FKBP-type peptidyl-prolyl cis-trans isomerase, with protein MKVEKGDFVVFNYIGRFENGEVFDTSYEDIAKENEIYVEEREYGPLGVNVGVGEIIPGLDEALLGMEVGEKKTVTVPPELGYGMPREDLIVDIDASQFEEVGLTPEVGMYVMTDSGIAKIAGVEGDKVKLDFNHPLAGKTLIFEVEIVDIEKAEAEGE; from the coding sequence ATGAAAGTTGAGAAAGGAGATTTTGTGGTTTTTAACTACATCGGAAGGTTTGAGAACGGGGAAGTTTTTGACACGAGTTACGAGGACATCGCAAAGGAAAACGAAATCTACGTGGAGGAAAGGGAGTACGGTCCCCTCGGTGTCAACGTCGGCGTTGGAGAGATCATCCCCGGTCTGGACGAGGCGCTTCTCGGAATGGAGGTTGGGGAGAAGAAGACGGTCACGGTACCACCTGAACTCGGGTACGGTATGCCGAGGGAGGACCTCATAGTGGACATAGACGCTTCACAGTTCGAGGAGGTCGGCCTCACACCGGAGGTTGGCATGTACGTCATGACCGACAGCGGTATAGCGAAGATAGCGGGAGTGGAAGGGGACAAGGTTAAGCTCGACTTCAACCACCCGCTCGCAGGGAAGACCCTCATCTTCGAGGTCGAGATTGTGGACATAGAAAAGGCCGAGGCTGAGGGGGAGTAA
- a CDS encoding type II secretion system F family protein, protein MGLGDAFIHFLEKIGERTIEVSETTILHRIPERATIQERLQLLKQMQEEIEKEKESKKEEELDQILEWRTEVEVREPMMKRLAEALSQQMRGPIEYLAHSIKGLDYDLYRANIKTAPNVYVAQMIIVAIVMGIFSGIFMFLMMFPPDLSVMVGFLGFIAGFLYMRNYPKIVFRSRLSECEKALPYVLRHLASLLSAGVGIAEAMISVANADYGPISEEFELIIKDMRSGASLEDALERFERKMGSENISRVVKQILRAVKFGGNLADILYKLAEDFSFEYRMRLLDYVQKINGFAFIYMFLSVVMPTMFLVAILAASAMSQRLVLPPQGMAVLLLFGFPSLSLLMVVMIKRREPR, encoded by the coding sequence ATGGGGCTTGGTGACGCTTTCATCCATTTTTTGGAGAAAATAGGGGAGCGTACAATAGAGGTTAGTGAAACCACGATCCTGCACCGCATTCCCGAGAGGGCAACGATACAGGAGCGCCTCCAGCTGCTCAAGCAGATGCAGGAGGAGATTGAGAAGGAGAAGGAGAGCAAGAAGGAGGAGGAACTTGATCAGATACTCGAGTGGAGGACGGAGGTGGAAGTTCGGGAGCCCATGATGAAGCGCCTCGCCGAAGCCCTGAGCCAGCAGATGAGGGGCCCCATAGAGTACCTGGCCCACTCCATCAAGGGTCTGGACTACGACCTCTACAGGGCCAACATAAAGACCGCCCCCAACGTCTACGTGGCCCAGATGATCATAGTGGCTATCGTGATGGGAATCTTCTCCGGCATATTCATGTTCCTGATGATGTTTCCCCCTGATCTCTCCGTCATGGTGGGTTTTCTGGGCTTCATAGCAGGTTTTCTTTACATGCGCAACTACCCCAAGATAGTCTTCCGCTCGAGGCTCTCAGAGTGTGAGAAAGCCCTCCCCTACGTCCTGAGGCATCTTGCCTCGCTCTTGAGTGCGGGTGTGGGTATAGCGGAGGCCATGATATCTGTTGCCAACGCAGACTACGGCCCAATCTCGGAGGAGTTTGAGCTTATAATAAAGGACATGCGCTCCGGGGCTTCCCTCGAGGACGCCCTCGAGAGGTTCGAGAGGAAGATGGGCTCGGAGAACATAAGCCGCGTTGTCAAGCAGATACTCAGGGCGGTTAAGTTCGGTGGGAACCTCGCGGACATTCTCTACAAGCTCGCGGAGGACTTCTCCTTTGAGTACCGCATGAGGCTCCTCGACTACGTGCAGAAGATAAACGGTTTCGCCTTCATCTACATGTTCCTCTCAGTTGTGATGCCCACCATGTTCCTAGTGGCGATACTCGCGGCCTCGGCGATGAGTCAAAGGCTCGTCCTCCCGCCCCAGGGAATGGCAGTGCTCCTGCTGTTTGGATTCCCCTCACTCTCGCTCCTAATGGTGGTTATGATAAAGCGTAGGGAGCCCAGGTGA
- a CDS encoding DUF2118 family protein, with translation MEKMPMLFVEAPYEECFEEGKALYDCVVIQGNVEVWLSKGDSLPGFITPEESKFLRKEVYDRFYLYVDAHEMRMSVDAIIVLPDRRTQIRLKKGDELLLLPVEGFVKTPIADVGNRVRKSDAFAAVTTKKGEVHYLKPPKNGVVVFIDEVRNRPHYVYYLLPED, from the coding sequence CGTGGAGGCTCCCTACGAGGAGTGCTTTGAGGAAGGAAAGGCACTTTACGACTGCGTTGTAATCCAGGGGAACGTTGAGGTCTGGCTTTCAAAGGGAGACTCACTTCCCGGGTTCATAACCCCCGAGGAGAGCAAGTTCCTGAGGAAGGAAGTCTACGACCGCTTTTACCTTTATGTTGATGCCCACGAGATGAGGATGAGTGTAGATGCCATAATCGTTCTCCCGGACAGGAGAACCCAGATAAGGCTCAAGAAGGGGGACGAGCTGCTTCTTCTTCCGGTGGAGGGGTTCGTTAAAACGCCAATAGCCGACGTTGGAAACCGCGTCAGGAAGAGCGACGCCTTCGCGGCTGTAACGACCAAGAAGGGTGAGGTGCACTACCTTAAACCACCGAAGAACGGCGTTGTGGTTTTCATTGACGAGGTGCGGAACAGGCCCCACTACGTCTACTATCTCCTGCCCGAGGATTAA